Below is a window of Vibrio fortis DNA.
ATATTAGTCTTTTCACGCAGCAAAAAAATGCGTAAAATGCGCGCCCTTGCTGGTACAGAACTGTGATGACGTTTTGAAAATCGGAAATTATCAACTTAAGAACAATCTAATCGTCGCCCCAATGGCTGGCGTAACGGATAGACCATTCCGTGAGTTGTGTCTTCGCTATGGAGCGGGGATGGCAGTCAGTGAAATGATGTCCTCCAATCCAAAGGTTTGGAAAACGTCAAAGTCTCAGCAGCGTATGGTACATGAAGGCGAATCGGGCATTCGTTCAGTACAAATCGCTGGTGCAGATCCACAGCTTATGGCCGAAGCTGCGCAATTCAACGTTGAGAACGGTGCTCAAATCATCGATATCAACATGGGTTGTCCAGCCAAAAAAGTGAATAAGAAGCTTGCGGGCTCCGCACTACTGCAATACCCAGATCTTATTGAAGAGATCTTGAAGGCTGTAGTAAATGCGGTTGACGTTCCAGTAACGTTAAAAACTCGTACAGGCTGGGACACAGATAACAGAAACTGTGTCCAAATCGCTAAAATAGCCGAAAACTGCGGCATTCAAGCGCTTGCCCTTCACGGGAGAACTCGCGCTTGTATGTACAAAGGTGAGGCCGAATACAAACACATTAAAGCGGCGAAACAAGCTGTCTCTATACCGGTTATCGCTAACGGTGATATCGATAGCCCAGAGAAAGCGAAGTTTGTGCTGGAGTACACCGGTGCTGACGCTTTGATGATTGGCCGTCCTGCCCAAGGACGTCCTTGGATTTTCCAGGAAATCCACCACTATTTGGAAAACGGCACCACGATGGACCCACTCCCAACTTCGGAAGTGAAGGACATCATGCTTGGTCATGTTCACGCTCTGCATGAGTTTTATGGAGAGTTTTTAGGCCCGCGCATTGCTCGTAAGCATGTGGGTTGGTACCTAAAAGAACACGAACAAGCGAGTGAGTTTCGCCGTACCTTCAACGCACTCGAAGCAGGTGATCTGCAGCTTGAGGCGTTAGAAGGTTATTTTGATAACGTTGCACCATAATTACGAGAAGAGCTAGACCGAATATGTTCGAACAAAATCTGACTTCAGAAGCATTGACAGTGACTACAGTAACATCACAAGACCAAATCACGCAGAAACCACTACGTGATTCAGTGAAAGCATCATTGAAAAACTACCTTGCTCAATTAAACGGTCAAGAAGTCAGCGAGTTATACGAACTAGTATTAGCTGAAGTTGAACAGCCACTACTAGACACCATCATGCAGTACACTCGCGGTAACCAAACTCGCGCAGCAACTATGATGGGTATCAACCGCGGTACTCTTCGCAAGAAACTTAAAAAATACGGCATGAACTAATCGTTCTGACGTATAGAAATTTAAAGCCCAGCTTACTCAGTAAGTTGGGCTTTTTTTATATCGGTACTCAATCGCCGCAACAGCTGCCTTTCTGGGTATTCTCGGAATCCAATGCAGCTAAAATCGAGCAATGGCTTGCATCATCATCCACATGCCCACAACAAGCGTCATTGATTTTTTTCAGTGCGATTCGAATACGGCTCAACTCGGCAATTTTCTCATCAATCATCGTCAACTTAGCGCTGGTAATCGACTTCACTTCCGCACAACTGTGTTGCGTGGCCTCTAACCGAATATCGAGTAATTCTTTAATCTCTTCGAGGCTCAGGCCCAGCGCCTTTGATTTTAGAATGAATGTCACTTGTTTTTGGTTATTTTCATCATAGAGGCGATACCCAGATTCACTGCGACTTGCAGGGGCAATAAGACGGTTTTTCTCATAAAACCTCAGCGTATCCGCCGTCACGCCACAACGTTTCGCCAATTCTCCTATCTGAAACATAGTTTTTCCTGATTTTTCGTTACTGCCACAATTAACCTTTTCGTTACTTTTCAGGCTCAAATGGCAATTTTCATAATTATTTTTGAGATGCCAAACGATTGCGCGAGCTTTTTTGTAATAAATTAGTTAGAATGTGCGCCATCAAATTTGGAGACTGTTACTTTCTTAGGTATTAAACATAAGAAGAAGCGGAATCTCAAAGGTCTTTACCAAAACTGGCCAATATTTTATCTCTTGCTCTGTTGTACTCCACTCAGAGCGTAGAAGATAGAAACAAGTTCTTTTTTGGCAAATATCTTTATTTTAACTCCATGAATTTGAGGAAGATGGAAGCATGAATAACGCTCGTCCAATTCGCCGCGCCCTAATCAGCGTATCAGACAAAACTGGTATCGTTGAATTTGCACAAGCCCTTGCTAACCGTGGTGTCGATATTCTATCGACTGGTGGCACTGCTCGCCTGCTTGCTGAAAAAGGCATCTCTGTAACAGAAGTATCTGACTACACTGGCTTCCCAGAAATGATGGACGGCCGCGTTAAGACTCTACACCCAAAAGTTCATGGTGGCGTTCTAGGCCGTCGTGGTCAAGATGATGAAGTGATGGAAACTCACGGCATCAATCCTATCGATATGGTTGTTGTTAACCTATACCCATTCGCAGAAACTGTTGCTAAAGAAGGCTGTACCCTTGCTGACGCCGTTGAGAACATCGACATCGGTGGTCCAACAATGGTTCGCTCGGCAGCGAAAAACCACAAAGACGTAACTATCGTTGTGAACGCTCACGACTACGATCGCGTTATCGCTGAAATGGACGCGAACGAGAAGTCTCTAACACTAGAAACTCGTTTCGACCTGGCTATCGCAGCATTCGAGCACACAGCTTCTTACGACGGCATGATCGCTAACTACTTCGGCACTATGGTCCCATCTTACGGTGAGAACAAAGAAGGTGACGAAGAGAGCAAATTCCCTCGCACGTTCAACCAACAGTTCGAGAAAAAACAAGACATGCGCTACGGTGAGAACAGCCACCAAGCAGCAGCATTCTACGTTGAAGCGAACCCTGAAGAAGCGTCTGTTTCTACGGCTCGCCAAATCCAAGGTAAAGCACTTTCTTACAACAACATCGCTGACACTGACGCAGCACTTGAGTGTGTGAAAGAGTTCGACGAGCCAGCATGTGTGATCGTTAAGCACGCTAACCCATGTGGTGTAGCACTAGGTAAAGATATCCTAGAAGCTTACGACCGTGCGTTCAAAACAGACCCAACGTCTGCATTTGGCGGCATCATCGCATTTAACCGCGAACTAGACGCAGCGACAGCAACCGCTATCACTGAACGTCAATTCGTTGAAGTTATCATCGCGCCTTCTGTTTCTGCTGAAGCAGTAGAAATCGTCGCGGCTAAGAAAAACCTTCGCCTACTTGAGTGTGGTGAGTGGACAACTAAGACAACTGGCTTTGACGTAAAACGCGTTAACGGCGGCCTACTGGTTCAAGACCGCGACCAAGGTATGGTGTCTGAAGATGACCTTAAAGTCGTTTCTAAGCGTCAACCAACCGCTGAAGAGCTAAAAGATGCTCTATTCTGCTGGAAAGTAGCGAAGTACGTGAAATCTAACGCGATCGTTTACTCAAAAGGCGACATGACTATCGGTGTAGGCGCTGGCCAAATGAGCCGTGTTTACTCTGCGAAAATCGCAGGCATCAAAGCTGCAGACGAAGGTCTACAGGTTGAAGGTTGTGTAATGGCATCTGATGCATTCTTCCCATTCCGTGACGGTATCGACGCGGCTGCAGAAGCGGGCATCAAGTGTGTTATCCAACCAGGCGGCTCTATGCGTGATGACGAAGTTATCGCTGCAGCAGATGAGCACGGCATGGCGATGATCTTTACGGGCATGCGTCACTTCCGCCACTAGAAAGAAAAGATACGAGAGCGCTTCGCTACGGGAAACGAGAACGCTGCGCTCCGAGATGAGCAACACTCTCATTTAGTGTTGCTCAGACATTTTCTAGCTTTACTACTATCAATTTTGATTGAAGGTTTAAAACATGAATGTATTAATCATTGGTGCTGGCGGTCGTGAGCACGCTTTAGGTTGGAAAGCAGCACAAAACCCAAACGTTGAAACAGTTTTCGTTGCTCCGGGTAACGCAGGTACTGCACTTGAGCCAAAACTAGAAAACGTAAACATCGGTGTTGAAGACATCGCTGGTTTAGTGGCGTTTGCTCAAGAGAAAAAAATCGAGCTGACTATCGTTGGTCCAGAAGCGCCACTGGTTATTGGTGTGGTTGACGCGTTCCGCGAAGTGGGTCTACCTATCTTTGGTCCAACTCAAGCAGCAGCGCAGCTGGAAGGCTCTAAAGCATTCACTAAAGACTTCCTAGCTCGTCACGATATCCCAACCGGTTCTTACGCGAACTTCACTGAGATTGAGCCAGCTATCGCTTACGTTCGTGAGCAAGGTGCGCCAATCGTAGTTAAAGCTGACGGCCTTGCGGCTGGTAAAGGCGTTATCGTTGCAATGACCCTTGAAGAAGCAGAAGACGCAATCAAAGATATGCTCGCAGGCAACGCATTTGGCGAAGCTGGCAGCCGCGTAGTGATTGAAGAGTTCCTTGAAGGCGAAGAAGCAAGCTTTATCGTGATGGTAGACGGCTCTAGCGTACTGCCTATGGCCACCAGCCAAGACCACAAACGTGTGGGCGACAAAGACACTGGCCCTAACACTGGCGGCATGGGTGCTTACTCTCCTGCTCCTGTGGTCACGCCAGAAATCCACAACCGTATCCTGGAAGAGGTTATCTACCCAACGGTACGCGGTATGGATGCTGAAGGCGCACCTTACACTGGTTTCCTTTACGCTGGCCTAATGATCGACGCTGACGGCACTCCGAAAGTTATCGAATACAACTGCCGCTTCGGCGATCCAGAAACACAGCCTATCATGATGCGTATGGAGTCTGACCTTGTTGAGCTTTGCTTAATGGCTATCGACGAGAAGCTCGACCAAGCTGAGTCGAAGTGGGATCCACGTGCTTCAATCGGCGTTGTTCTTGCAGCTGGCGGATACCCTGCTGACTACGCAAAAGGTGACGTGATTTCACTACCTACAGGCGATGTTGAAGGTCAAAAAATCTTCCACGCTGGTACAGCGAATAACGAAGCTGGCGATGTTGTGACGAATGGCGGTCGAGTTCTATGTGCAACGGCCCTTGGCAATAGCGTTTCTGAGGCTCAGGAGCGTGCGTACGCGCTAACTAAGCAAGTTAGCTGGAATGGTATGTTCCACCGCAATGACATCGGTTACCGTGCGATTGAGCGCGAACAGAAGTAATCACTGTTAAGATTGCAGATACAAAAAAGGCGCATCATGCGCCTTTTTTAATTTTTGAGACTAATTTATACCAATCGTAGTAAATAATTGCTCACCCTAGCTTGTAAAAATGCTCGATAACTGCGTTAGAATTTTTGATTGTAGAATAACTACTTATCGAAACTCTCTGTTGAAAAAAGCTGCCTTGTTCTCAAGCCTTTTTCCTGCGCTATTTTTGATCACTTACTTACTGTGATTGGTATTACAGCCTTCAGAGTATTTGGCCTACCATGATCCTTTTACTCCAAATACTGCTCAACACCATAATTCTACTGCTCTTTCAGCAACGTAGGACGCACAATACAGTTGTGACTGTCTTCTGCTAGCATCAGCAGCTCTTCAACAGAAACACTCCCCTTACCAAGCGATACATTACCTAATACCGCCGCATAGCTGTCGACAGTTGCCAAGCGATTAATTACAAAGCTTGGTAATGTTTGGTTAAACTCAAACTCGGAGAACTCATCACCATCACAACTCTCAAATGAGCGGCCATTCCAGTAACCTTGTAGCAACTCTAAGCCTTCACCGTTTTGCTTATCAGTCGCGGTTAAGACACCACTCGCCTCTTTTTTGTAGCGCTCTAACTGTTCGGCTTGAATCGGTAAGATTTTTCCATCGATGCGATGTTGTTGATAGACCGCGTCACCCGATGTATTAAAGCGTACATGAACTCGGTATGGCACGAGTTTGCCATTAGAGTCGCGTTGTTCACCTTCACGGATGAATTCGCGTAGGATGCCATCTGACCAAGCATAATCGGTTTTGTACCAGCCATAATCGCCTACAGTAACGTAATCGGCAGAGCTGTGTGGCTGTGTAAGCTTATTCGTGACCCAGTAAAAGCTGGTTGCATCACCCATAACCTGACCGCCGGTGTAGGTTTCAAATTGTTCGAGATTTTGTGTCGGGTTAGATGAAGAACATCCAACGAGAAGTGCTGAGAAGAGAGAAACGAGAAGAAATGTTTTTTTCATAAAACCTGTACCGAGGTGGAATACGACTACCTCGGTACAGTTTAGATTATTTCACTGAATCTTTCAGTGCTTTACCCGCAACAAATGCTGGAACATTTGCAGCAGCGATTTGAATCTCATCACCAGTTTTTGGGTTACGACCAGTGCGAGCTGCACGGTGGTTTACTTTGAAAGTACCAAAACCAATTAGCTGAACTTGATCGCCGTCTTTAAGAGCATCAGTTACACCGCCAAGAGTCGCTTCTAGCGCAGCTTTCGCTTGAGCTTTAGAAAGGTCCGCTTTTTCAGCAATAAAGTCGATTAATTGGGTCTTGTTCATTTTAGGTTTCCCTTCTTTGTATTTTTAAATTCAATTCACTCTAAAACATAAATGCCCCATCTGGCAAAGGTTTGTCGACGATCTTTGACTCTAATGCCGTAGTTTTAGCCATAATATGAGTAATAACTCACAATTTGTTACTGAAATTCCCTTCCCAGCCCTTGTTTAAAGGGGGCTGAGACTAAAATTAATGATGACCAAAGCATCAATTTTTTTCTATAATCCAGCTTGAATCGCTGACAAAGCGTACAATCTATCAT
It encodes the following:
- the fis gene encoding DNA-binding transcriptional regulator Fis; this translates as MFEQNLTSEALTVTTVTSQDQITQKPLRDSVKASLKNYLAQLNGQEVSELYELVLAEVEQPLLDTIMQYTRGNQTRAATMMGINRGTLRKKLKKYGMN
- the purH gene encoding bifunctional phosphoribosylaminoimidazolecarboxamide formyltransferase/IMP cyclohydrolase produces the protein MNNARPIRRALISVSDKTGIVEFAQALANRGVDILSTGGTARLLAEKGISVTEVSDYTGFPEMMDGRVKTLHPKVHGGVLGRRGQDDEVMETHGINPIDMVVVNLYPFAETVAKEGCTLADAVENIDIGGPTMVRSAAKNHKDVTIVVNAHDYDRVIAEMDANEKSLTLETRFDLAIAAFEHTASYDGMIANYFGTMVPSYGENKEGDEESKFPRTFNQQFEKKQDMRYGENSHQAAAFYVEANPEEASVSTARQIQGKALSYNNIADTDAALECVKEFDEPACVIVKHANPCGVALGKDILEAYDRAFKTDPTSAFGGIIAFNRELDAATATAITERQFVEVIIAPSVSAEAVEIVAAKKNLRLLECGEWTTKTTGFDVKRVNGGLLVQDRDQGMVSEDDLKVVSKRQPTAEELKDALFCWKVAKYVKSNAIVYSKGDMTIGVGAGQMSRVYSAKIAGIKAADEGLQVEGCVMASDAFFPFRDGIDAAAEAGIKCVIQPGGSMRDDEVIAAADEHGMAMIFTGMRHFRH
- a CDS encoding DUF1481 domain-containing protein codes for the protein MKKTFLLVSLFSALLVGCSSSNPTQNLEQFETYTGGQVMGDATSFYWVTNKLTQPHSSADYVTVGDYGWYKTDYAWSDGILREFIREGEQRDSNGKLVPYRVHVRFNTSGDAVYQQHRIDGKILPIQAEQLERYKKEASGVLTATDKQNGEGLELLQGYWNGRSFESCDGDEFSEFEFNQTLPSFVINRLATVDSYAAVLGNVSLGKGSVSVEELLMLAEDSHNCIVRPTLLKEQ
- the zntR gene encoding Zn(2+)-responsive transcriptional regulator, which translates into the protein MFQIGELAKRCGVTADTLRFYEKNRLIAPASRSESGYRLYDENNQKQVTFILKSKALGLSLEEIKELLDIRLEATQHSCAEVKSITSAKLTMIDEKIAELSRIRIALKKINDACCGHVDDDASHCSILAALDSENTQKGSCCGD
- the hupA gene encoding nucleoid-associated protein HU-alpha, whose product is MNKTQLIDFIAEKADLSKAQAKAALEATLGGVTDALKDGDQVQLIGFGTFKVNHRAARTGRNPKTGDEIQIAAANVPAFVAGKALKDSVK
- the dusB gene encoding tRNA dihydrouridine synthase DusB yields the protein MKIGNYQLKNNLIVAPMAGVTDRPFRELCLRYGAGMAVSEMMSSNPKVWKTSKSQQRMVHEGESGIRSVQIAGADPQLMAEAAQFNVENGAQIIDINMGCPAKKVNKKLAGSALLQYPDLIEEILKAVVNAVDVPVTLKTRTGWDTDNRNCVQIAKIAENCGIQALALHGRTRACMYKGEAEYKHIKAAKQAVSIPVIANGDIDSPEKAKFVLEYTGADALMIGRPAQGRPWIFQEIHHYLENGTTMDPLPTSEVKDIMLGHVHALHEFYGEFLGPRIARKHVGWYLKEHEQASEFRRTFNALEAGDLQLEALEGYFDNVAP
- the purD gene encoding phosphoribosylamine--glycine ligase produces the protein MNVLIIGAGGREHALGWKAAQNPNVETVFVAPGNAGTALEPKLENVNIGVEDIAGLVAFAQEKKIELTIVGPEAPLVIGVVDAFREVGLPIFGPTQAAAQLEGSKAFTKDFLARHDIPTGSYANFTEIEPAIAYVREQGAPIVVKADGLAAGKGVIVAMTLEEAEDAIKDMLAGNAFGEAGSRVVIEEFLEGEEASFIVMVDGSSVLPMATSQDHKRVGDKDTGPNTGGMGAYSPAPVVTPEIHNRILEEVIYPTVRGMDAEGAPYTGFLYAGLMIDADGTPKVIEYNCRFGDPETQPIMMRMESDLVELCLMAIDEKLDQAESKWDPRASIGVVLAAGGYPADYAKGDVISLPTGDVEGQKIFHAGTANNEAGDVVTNGGRVLCATALGNSVSEAQERAYALTKQVSWNGMFHRNDIGYRAIEREQK